Part of the Dermatophilus congolensis genome is shown below.
TGCCGATTACAAAACACAACTTCCTCGTCACCAATCCCAGTGACATCCCCGCAGTCATCGCATCCGCGTTCCATATCGCTTCCACAGGCAGGCCAGGCCCAGTCCTTATCGACATCACCAAAGACGCCCAGACATCACACACCGAATTCTCCTGGCCACCTAAAATCGACCTCCCTGGGTATAGACCAGCAACCAAACCTCACCAGCGACAGATCCGAGAAGCAGCCAAAATTATCGGCTCGGCACAACGCCCTGTTTTCTACTTCGGCGGCGGCGCCGTCCGTGCTGGTGCCGCGTACCATCTGCGCCGACTCATTGACCTGACCCAAATCCCCTGCGTCGCCACTCTCATGGGGCGCGGCGTTGTCCCCGATTCTCACCCTCTCCATCTAGGGATGCCAGGAATGCACGGCTGCGCCGCGGCAGTCATAGCCCTGCAAAAGTGTGATCTTCTTATTGCTATCGGTGCCCGCTTCGACGACTGCGTCACCGGAAAGCCAGCCACTTTCGCCCCTGCCGCCACAGTGATCCATGCCGACATCGATGCAGCAGAGATCGGCAAAAACCGAGCCGCAGATGTCCCCATCGTTGGTGATGCAAAAGCCGTCGCCATCGAACTATTAAGCGCACTAGGACACGAGGGTGCACTGGGTAATTACGCCCCCTGGCGTGAGGAAACCCACCAAATCGCGCAGCAATACCCTCTCGGATACAGCGTCACCGATGGTCAGCTAGCAGCACAATTCGTACTCGAACGGCTCTCTACCCTCGTTGGCCCCGAAGCCACATATGTTTCTGGTGTTGGCCAGCATCAAATGTGGGCTGCGCAGTTCATCACCTATGAACGTCCAGCCTCATGGTTGAACTCCGGGGGACTAGGGACGATGGGATATGCAGTCCCTGCTGCGATGGGCGCCAAAGTCGCCGAACCAGATCGCACAGTGTGGGCCATCGACGGCGACGGCTGTTTCCAAATGACCAACCAAGAACTCGCCACCTGCCTGGTCAACAACATCCCCATCAAAGTCGCCATCCTCAACAACTCCTCGCTGGGCATGCTGAGCACACGGCAGGGCCTGATTTATGGCCAACACGCCGCACCCGAAGCTGGAGCAGTGGGCGTGCCTGACTTCGTCAAACTCGCCGAGGCATATGGCTGCGCTGGCTTTAGATGTGAACACCCCAGTGAGGTAGATGCCACCATCACCGCAGCTATGGCTATCAATGACCGCCCCGTCGTTATTGATTTTGTCGTCGCACGTCAAGCCATGCAGTGGCCTATGGTCCCAGATGAGCTTTCGGACGAGGAACTGCGCTACGTCCGTGAATCTTCACCAGTGTGGGATCGTCTCGTCTGAGCTCGGAATGGAAGAAGGCTGCCCCCATGAAACGCCATATCTTGTCCGTGCTAGTCCAAAACCATCCGGGTGTTCTTGCTCGGGTGGCTGGGTTATTTTCCCGCCGCGGCTTCAATATCGATTCCCTTGCTGTTGGCCCAACAGAAGACCCAAAGGTTTCACGGATGACCGTGGTGGTCGATGTGGAAGACCTTCCGCTAGAACAGTTCACCAAGCAGCTCAATAAACTTGTCGAAGTACTGAAAGTGATTGAGCTCGATCTTGACAACACAGTCACCCGGCGCATCTTGCTCGTAAAAGTTCGTGTCGACAGCACCTGCCGTGCTGACGTGGTGCAGATTGCTGAGCTGTTCCGCGCTCGCATTGTTGATGTCGCTTCGGACTCGGTCACGATCGAAGCCACTGGCCGTCTAACGAAGTTGGATGCCTTGCTGGCACTGCTAGAGCCCTACGGTGTGAAAGAACTCGTGCAGTCCGGGATGGTTGCGATTGGGCGAGGATCCAAGGCGATTACAGACCGTTCCGGTAGGAACTGACTGTTTGCGGCGCCCACGACGGGCCGTGTCCTGCAACACTTTCCCCATACCCTCCCGGCGTTGCTCGGGACTGAGAGCTATTGAAAACGATGTGAGGAGCCAGACATGGCCGAACTGCTTTACGACGACGCCGACCTGACAATCATCCAGGGCCGCAAGGTCGCCGTCATCGGTTACGGCGAGCAAGGTCAGGCTCACAGCCTCAACCTGCGCGACTCTGGTGTCGATGTCCGCGTTGGTTTGCGGGAAGGGTCGGCCTCAATTGAGAAGGCGCAAGAAGAAGGACTTCGCGTGGTGCCGGTAGCGCAGGCAGCACAAGAAGCCGATGTCATCGTGCTGATGGTCCCTGACCACGAGCAGCAAGCGCTTTTCATGCAAGAGATCGCTCCTTACCTGCAAGCAGGTAACGCGCTCGTCTTTGCGCACGGGTTCGCTATTCGATACGGCTACATCCAAGCCCCCGCAGACGTGGACGTGTTCTTGGTTTCTGCCAAAGGGGCAGGAGATCTTGTTCGCCGTGAGTACGAGGACGGCCGTGGCGTGCCGGTGCTCCTAGCAGTTGAGCAGGACGCCACCGGGCAGGCCTGGGAGCTGGTGGCTTCCTACGCCATGGCTATGGGTGGATTGCGTGCAAGCGGCATGAAAACCACATTCGCAGAAGAGGCCGAGGCACACCTGTTCGCTGCCCAGGCCGTTTGTGGTGGAGGGCTTTCGCACCTGGTGAAAGCTGGTTTTGAAACTTTGGTTGAGGCCGGATATCAGCCGCAGGTGGCGTACTTGGAGTGCCTGCACGAGCTGAAGACAGTTGTCGATGTGATGGTTGAGCAGGGGCTGGCGGCACAGCGCCGCTCGGTTTCGGAGACCAGCGAATACGGCGATTACGTTTCTGGTCCGCGTGTGGTGGACGCGAACACGAAATCGTTGATGAAAGATGTCCTCGAGGACGTTCGTAGTGGTGCCTTCGCTGAGCGGTTCATTCAGGACCAGCAGGCAGGTGCTAGTGAACTCACTGAGTTGCGCGCCGCAGAAGAAAGCCACGAGTTGGAGACGGTGGGGACCCAGATGCGTCCGATGTTTCCGTGGATAGCTGCACGCGATGAGTACAGCGACTGATCTGCCGTGCGCTGACGTGGCAGGTGGAGCACTGGGGGCGCCGCACCATGGGCGCCCCCAGCGTCGCATCAGCGCTAGTGCATGAGCTGTTTGGGCGATCAAGGGACGATGAAGCCAATTCCCATAGCGTCGTGTGGGGTACGTTATCGATTTCACTTATGGATCTAGTGGCTACTTGCTGTTTGCGGTGAAGTTGTCCTCGATAAGCTCAGGATTGTCCGCCCCTGACCATCCAACGAGGAGCAGCCCGTGAGCGATACAGATCTCACTGCCCAGTCCACTGCGTTCCGTAACGCAATCAGCGTCGTTGAAGGGGTGGAGCCGCGTATCGCGCAGGCCATCCGATCAGAGCTTCGCGATCAGCGCAGTTCTTTGAAACTTATCGCGAGTGAGAACTACGCTTCCACGGCTTCCCTGTTGGCATTGGGTAACTGGCTTTCTGATAAGTACGCCGAGGGCACGATTGGGCACCGCTTCTACGCCGGATGCCAGAACATTGACACAGTCGAGAGCGTCGCAGCCGAGCACGCACGAGAACTGTTCGGTGCCCAGCATGCCTATGTGCAGCCCCACTCGGGTATCGACGCCAACCTTGTCGCCTATTGGGCCATCCTGGCTCATCGGGTTCAAACACCGGCGCTGGACAAGGCCGGGGTGAAATCGGTCTATGACCTTAGTGACGCTCAGTGGGCTTCGTTGCGTGCTGAAGTGGGTAACCAGCGCCTTATGGGTCTTGCTCTAGATGCTGGTGGTCACCTGACGCATGGGTACCGTCCAAACATTTCCGGAAAGATGTTTGATCAGCGTTGCTACTCCACAGATCCGCAGACCGGCGTGCTCGACTATGCGCAGGTTGCCCAGCAGGTCAAAGAGTTCAAACCGCTAATCCTCGTGGCGGGGTATTCGGCATATCCACGGCTGATCAACATGGCCAAGATGAAAGAAATCGCCGACTCTGTCGGTGCCGTGCTGATGGTAGATATGGCGCACTTTGCTGGCTTGGTCGCTGGCAAGGTCGCTATCGGTGAGTATGACCCGGTGGCCTACGCCGATGTTGTCACCACGACGACGCATAAGTCGTTGCGGGGTCCTCGCGGTGGGCTGGTGCTGTGCACGGATGAGTTCAAGGATGCTGTCGACAAGGGCTGCCCGATGGTGTTGGGTGGGCCGCTGTCGAACATGATGGCGGGTAAAGCCGTGGCCTTGGCGGAAGCGCGCAAGCCAGAGTTCCAGACTTATGCACGCAATATCGTTGACAACGCTGTCGCTTTGGCTGAGGGGCTGAAGAAGCGGGGGGCCAAGCTGGTTTCTGACGGCACCGAAAACCACATCGTTCTGCTAGATGTGGGTAGCTACGGCATCACTGGCCGGCAGGCCGAGGGGGCACTGCTGGAGTCCGGCATTGTCACAAACCGTAACTCGATCCCGAACGACCCCAACGGCGCCTGGTTCACCACAGGAATTCGTTTCGGCACACCAGCATTGACATCTCGAGGGCTGGGTGTGGCGGAGATGGACACCATCGCTGAGATGGTCGACACTGCGCTGAAGGCCACGAAGCCGGGCACGACGAGCAAGGGAGCCCCGAGCAAAGCGCAGTACGTCATGCAGGAGTCTGTTGCCGCTCGTGTTCACGCACAAGCCGATGAGCTACTTGCCCCGTTCCCGCTGTACCCAGAGGTTGATCTGGGCTGAGATAACGCGCGATCAACTCAGGGCGCATTGTGCTGCTTCTGTGACGAAGCTGGCTCAATGCGTCCTTGCGCATGTGATGGGGGACACAACGTCCACAATCAAGGAGAAACCATGACTGCTGCACTCGATTTCGCTGTAGAGCCCAATCCGAACCCAGCGATGCCGGAACAACGTGCCCAGATCCTGTCTGCACCTAAATTCGGTGCTTACTTCACCGATCACATGGTTACGGCGACATGGTCTGAGCAACTGGGGTGGCATGAGGGACGTGTTGGCCCGTATGCGCCGTTTAGTATCGACCCGGCTGCGGGGATTCTGCACTATGGGCAGGCTGTGTTCGAGGGGCTCAAGGCCTATCGCCATGAGGACGGGTCAGTGTGGAGTTTCCGCCCAGAGGCTAACGCTGAACGTATGGCTTCTAGTTGCCGCAGGTTGGCTCTCCCTGAGTTGCCAACCCGGGATTTCATCGAGTCCATCACTGCACTGGTGCAGGTCGATAACGCGTGGGTGCCGCCTTTCGAGGCGGGGGAGTCGTCTTTGTATTTGCGGCCTTTTGTATTCGCTAGTGAGGCCTTTCTTGGAGTGCGCCCGGCCCGGGAGGTCACCTATGCGCTGATTGCTTCACCTGCAGGGGCGTACTTTTCTGGTGGGGTTTCTCCGGTTACGTTGTGGATTTCGACGACATATTCACGGGCTGGGCGAGGTGGAACAGGAGCAGCTAAATGTGGTGGTAACTATGCCTCTTCGCTGGCCGGGCAGCTGGAGGGCATTTCCCGCGGCGCTGAGCAGGTAGTTTTTCTGGACTCAGAGACCCAAACTTTTGTTGATGAGCTCGGCGGCATGAACATTTTCTTTGTTTATCGCGATGGGCGTTTGGTGACACCGGAGTTGACGGGGGCAATTCTGGAGGGAGTGACGCGACGTTCGGTGTTGACTCTTGGCGCCGAGATGGGATTGAACGTCCAGGAACGCCGAGTTCCAGTGCAGGAGTGGAAAGACGGCGTTGCTTCCGGCGAAATTACGGAGGCTTTCGCCTGTGGAACTGCTGCGGTCATCACTCCCATCGGGGATGTTCTCTGGGAGGGAGGGGCAATGTCGCACGGCGCTCCGGTAGTGGCTTCGAAGATTCGCAGTACGCTTCTCGACGTTCAGTATGGACGGACCGAGGACGGCCACGGATGGATGAAGCGACTGGTGTAAAAGACGCTGTACGCACTGAAAGTGATTACACGAAAGGTCGATGGAAAGTTGCGCCTCAGCGGGCATCACAGCTGCTTGCCGCTACGGTAGCGATGACGATGGTCATGTTTTTGCTTTCGGAGTCATGGCTGTGGTTTTTGGCTATTCCGTTGCTGACATGGCTGGTGTACGGCTCCGGAGAATCCAACGATGCACGCTGAGAACCTGGCGTGAATTCACTTGTGTAATAGTGCTTCGCATGCCTGGATAAGCCGGGTGCGTAGTTCGGTGGCGGCGCTGGCGAGCTTGCGCTGTTGGGCTACGTACTCGGCACGTCCAGATGCTGTCTCGACACGTATGGGCGTGATGTCCAGGTTGCTCAGGTCGTAGGGGCTGGCCGCCATGTCTAGGTATCGGGCACGCATGGCGTGGTCGAACATGTCGATAACCAGTTCGCTGGGCACGGCAGGTAGTAGCGCCGCGGCATATCGGTATAGATCCATGCCTGCATGAAGACAACCAGGCTGTTCATGGTTGATCTGGGTTTCTCGTGTTGGATGATCTCGGTTCAAAGGCTGCGCTTGCGGTGTGAAAAACCGGAACGCGTCGTAATGGGTGCAGTTCACCGGCAGCGATTCGACTACCTCGTCTGTGCCCTCTGCGCCCAGACGCAAGGGGGCAGGATGTCTCCTCTGGTCAGCGTCTTGATAAACCATCGCCCACTCGTGTAATCCGAAGCAGGCATAGCTGGGGGTACGGGCCGCAGTGGCGGTGAGAAGATCACGCACGTAGCGCACAAATTTTCCCCGATTAGCCAGAAATGCAGGCACATCCACGTGCGTGAAGGTGTGGCCGTCACGTTCTTGGCTCACGTAGTAGCGCATGCGGCCATGCTCGGCAGCGTCGATCAATGTGATGTCGGGGCCAGGATGCCATTGGCGAAGCTGACCGGGAGTGTGCCGGTAATACACCCAGATGAAATCTTCGACAGCGTGTTTTTGGCCGCGAGAACGTCGCTCAAGGTGGGCGCGGGTACGTGCATCGACGCGCTCGTGATGTTCTTGAGCTGCGCGTCTCCACGCATCGGGCGACAAAACAGTGTTGGTCAGGGCAGACACCAGGTCAGAGTATCCAGCTCGCGCATGCACGCCCACTCGTGGTGAATTTGTTCCTCTGGTCCCACAGGAAGCCACGGACATTCTGTGAGCCAGCCTGAGCCGGGACGACCTTGCTTTCGTAGGCAACTAGGCTTCGCCAAGAGCTGACCAGGTGTGGCTGCATCCAGGCAGGCACCTATTGCATAAGAAGGGGAAGGCATGCGGATCGTTCGGTTTGTGCACGAAGATGAGGCGCCCAGCTACGGCGTTATCCAGGGAGATCCGGGTGAAGAGTGGATTGCTGCGGTGGCCGGTGACCCTCTGTACACACAAGTCACTGGTACCGGGCAGCGTTTCGAATTGGACCAGGTTCGTCT
Proteins encoded:
- a CDS encoding 3-methyladenine DNA glycosylase, producing MSALTNTVLSPDAWRRAAQEHHERVDARTRAHLERRSRGQKHAVEDFIWVYYRHTPGQLRQWHPGPDITLIDAAEHGRMRYYVSQERDGHTFTHVDVPAFLANRGKFVRYVRDLLTATAARTPSYACFGLHEWAMVYQDADQRRHPAPLRLGAEGTDEVVESLPVNCTHYDAFRFFTPQAQPLNRDHPTRETQINHEQPGCLHAGMDLYRYAAALLPAVPSELVIDMFDHAMRARYLDMAASPYDLSNLDITPIRVETASGRAEYVAQQRKLASAATELRTRLIQACEALLHK
- a CDS encoding glycine hydroxymethyltransferase gives rise to the protein MSDTDLTAQSTAFRNAISVVEGVEPRIAQAIRSELRDQRSSLKLIASENYASTASLLALGNWLSDKYAEGTIGHRFYAGCQNIDTVESVAAEHARELFGAQHAYVQPHSGIDANLVAYWAILAHRVQTPALDKAGVKSVYDLSDAQWASLRAEVGNQRLMGLALDAGGHLTHGYRPNISGKMFDQRCYSTDPQTGVLDYAQVAQQVKEFKPLILVAGYSAYPRLINMAKMKEIADSVGAVLMVDMAHFAGLVAGKVAIGEYDPVAYADVVTTTTHKSLRGPRGGLVLCTDEFKDAVDKGCPMVLGGPLSNMMAGKAVALAEARKPEFQTYARNIVDNAVALAEGLKKRGAKLVSDGTENHIVLLDVGSYGITGRQAEGALLESGIVTNRNSIPNDPNGAWFTTGIRFGTPALTSRGLGVAEMDTIAEMVDTALKATKPGTTSKGAPSKAQYVMQESVAARVHAQADELLAPFPLYPEVDLG
- a CDS encoding branched-chain amino acid aminotransferase — translated: MTAALDFAVEPNPNPAMPEQRAQILSAPKFGAYFTDHMVTATWSEQLGWHEGRVGPYAPFSIDPAAGILHYGQAVFEGLKAYRHEDGSVWSFRPEANAERMASSCRRLALPELPTRDFIESITALVQVDNAWVPPFEAGESSLYLRPFVFASEAFLGVRPAREVTYALIASPAGAYFSGGVSPVTLWISTTYSRAGRGGTGAAKCGGNYASSLAGQLEGISRGAEQVVFLDSETQTFVDELGGMNIFFVYRDGRLVTPELTGAILEGVTRRSVLTLGAEMGLNVQERRVPVQEWKDGVASGEITEAFACGTAAVITPIGDVLWEGGAMSHGAPVVASKIRSTLLDVQYGRTEDGHGWMKRLV
- the ilvC gene encoding ketol-acid reductoisomerase, translating into MAELLYDDADLTIIQGRKVAVIGYGEQGQAHSLNLRDSGVDVRVGLREGSASIEKAQEEGLRVVPVAQAAQEADVIVLMVPDHEQQALFMQEIAPYLQAGNALVFAHGFAIRYGYIQAPADVDVFLVSAKGAGDLVRREYEDGRGVPVLLAVEQDATGQAWELVASYAMAMGGLRASGMKTTFAEEAEAHLFAAQAVCGGGLSHLVKAGFETLVEAGYQPQVAYLECLHELKTVVDVMVEQGLAAQRRSVSETSEYGDYVSGPRVVDANTKSLMKDVLEDVRSGAFAERFIQDQQAGASELTELRAAEESHELETVGTQMRPMFPWIAARDEYSD
- the ilvN gene encoding acetolactate synthase small subunit, whose product is MKRHILSVLVQNHPGVLARVAGLFSRRGFNIDSLAVGPTEDPKVSRMTVVVDVEDLPLEQFTKQLNKLVEVLKVIELDLDNTVTRRILLVKVRVDSTCRADVVQIAELFRARIVDVASDSVTIEATGRLTKLDALLALLEPYGVKELVQSGMVAIGRGSKAITDRSGRN
- a CDS encoding acetolactate synthase large subunit; the encoded protein is MANSRAPRPSPPKVAKNAELRSDSSKVHAVTGAESVVKSLEAVGADVIFGIPGDAILPVYEPLLNSTTLRHILVRHEQAAGHAAQGYACVTGKVGVCIATSGPGATNLVTAIADAHMDSVPLVAITGQVASSAIGTDAFQEADIRGITMPITKHNFLVTNPSDIPAVIASAFHIASTGRPGPVLIDITKDAQTSHTEFSWPPKIDLPGYRPATKPHQRQIREAAKIIGSAQRPVFYFGGGAVRAGAAYHLRRLIDLTQIPCVATLMGRGVVPDSHPLHLGMPGMHGCAAAVIALQKCDLLIAIGARFDDCVTGKPATFAPAATVIHADIDAAEIGKNRAADVPIVGDAKAVAIELLSALGHEGALGNYAPWREETHQIAQQYPLGYSVTDGQLAAQFVLERLSTLVGPEATYVSGVGQHQMWAAQFITYERPASWLNSGGLGTMGYAVPAAMGAKVAEPDRTVWAIDGDGCFQMTNQELATCLVNNIPIKVAILNNSSLGMLSTRQGLIYGQHAAPEAGAVGVPDFVKLAEAYGCAGFRCEHPSEVDATITAAMAINDRPVVIDFVVARQAMQWPMVPDELSDEELRYVRESSPVWDRLV